CTCCTCCTTGGCCATGAAACGAAGCCTTCTGGGACAGGCTGCACCGATGACAACGGGATCGAGATTGCTGCAATGATTGGCGGCGACGATAAAGGCACCCCGGCGGGGCACCTCGTCGACGGCCTCGATGGAAAGCCGGTTGTAAAGACGAAGCCAGAGAAGGCAGGAGTATTTGACGCAACCGTAAAGGAGCGCTCTAAACATCGCCGAGCCTCCCGGAAAGGTCAAGTTTCATCAGGCCACAGAGATGAGAGAGGACCTCCTCGACGGAAAGATCCGTCGTGTCGACGAGAAAAGCCCCCTCGGCCTCTCTCAGGGGAGCCAGAGTCCGATCGGAGTCGATCCGATCCCGCCGAATCACCTGAAAAAGGACTTCCTCGCAGGTTAGAGTTTCTCCCCTGTCGACAAGCTCTCTCCAGCGACGACGAGCCCGCTCCTCGGGCGAGGCGGAGAGGAAGATCTTGACGTCGGCCTCGGGGAAGACGACGGTTCCCATGTCCCGTCCGTCGGCGACAAGGGGCCCTAGGCGGGACTGGGAGCGCTGGAGGTCGAGGAGGCTTTCTCTGACGGGGCCCAGAGCGGCGTAACGGCTCACGATGGAATCGACGCGAGGCGTACGTATTCTGTCCGTGACATCTTCGTCGCCGAGGAAGACGCGCTCGCCGCGAAGGGATACGGTCAGCTCCGCCAAGGCACATCGCAGAGGCTCTCCTTCTTCAGGAGGAACAGACCGGCCATCGAGGTAAAAGGCGATGGCCCGATAGAGGGCCCCCGTATCCAGGTAGGATGCCCCGATTTTCCTGGCAAGAAGGCGGGCTATGGTGCTTTTGCCCGATCCGGCGGGACCGTCGATGGCGACGACAAAGGGTGACGGCGCCATCAGGCGTCCTCGGCGGGAAGCTCTTCATCGAGAGAGGTGATGCAGTCCACCAGCTCTCCCAAGAGGCTCTCGGGGTCGGGAATGGCCAGTCGCTCCAGAGCCGCCTCGGATAGCGGGT
The DNA window shown above is from Aminithiophilus ramosus and carries:
- the cmk gene encoding (d)CMP kinase — encoded protein: MAPSPFVVAIDGPAGSGKSTIARLLARKIGASYLDTGALYRAIAFYLDGRSVPPEEGEPLRCALAELTVSLRGERVFLGDEDVTDRIRTPRVDSIVSRYAALGPVRESLLDLQRSQSRLGPLVADGRDMGTVVFPEADVKIFLSASPEERARRRWRELVDRGETLTCEEVLFQVIRRDRIDSDRTLAPLREAEGAFLVDTTDLSVEEVLSHLCGLMKLDLSGRLGDV